In the genome of Aedes aegypti strain LVP_AGWG chromosome 2, AaegL5.0 Primary Assembly, whole genome shotgun sequence, the window CtcaaattcttaaattttcaagcaAATCACTTATTCTTTCcgcactccttagcacgatgcagCTAAAtacctggtgacactaaccacacggctatgAAGCCCTCAATTCGTgctacgcgagcgacgcgcaacacgattgatcctgctcacaacACCCACCCCCGCATGAGCAAGTGatgcgaccaaaggatcaaacactactctttgTTGAAGGCCGCAACCACAAATTAACTCAAACAACaaagttgaatttttaaaatttatatctaAATAAGGATCATTCTTTACACCATAAAAATCTTAGAATTACGTGTCACGTAATTCTAGCTTCAATCATGTAAAGTCATGAGTAATGTATTATTCAACGATAAATCCTACAAGCCTAGCTATTAAACCCAACATTGCtaataaaatcttgaaaaaaatacacaaaacgcCTTCTCTCAAATAACCGCACGGTTTACATGACTTTATgctgaaaattcaataataaataatgCATATGGAATGACCAAGCCGttgatccatccatgtgcattatttttgacagatttttCAGCATAGATTCGTGTGAACCGTGCATTCTCGTTTGCAATTTCTCAaccaagatgcaagaaagcatgcaatattggcgaatcttGGATACAAGATCGTGAAATGTTTCAgcttcactcaagattgcaagcattcctgAATGCAATGAGGCAGTTTACGTTATTtgtcgttgaatgttcagttaaAGCTCGTTTCACATGACAATCATAAAAGATTACGTTCCATGtagatttaagatttttttgctgtgtattattttttttccagaaagatgcaaaactcaataacGAACAATTTCAGGTCCAAAACCAACAAGAACGGAAAAATCGTTTTATCCTGCTTAATTGTCGATTCAGACCATTGTGCAAAAGGACAATAACCACCCTCAGCCTCAGCAGCATTATGTTGAATGTGGTTTATGCTTTATGCTTCAGTGATTTCTCAGTCTCGCTCTCTTTCGTTCTctccctctctctctctcgtttcGATGCTCGCTCCCTTCCGTCTGTGCAATCGGGAAAGAAGGGCACGCGTCTGTTCAGTCATCTGGCTCTTGGTTCGGTTTGGTGCCGCCTGGTCGTCGTCCTTCTTCGGCTGCTTTTATGCTGCGATGCGAATCCTTTTAACCGAACGCGGCGGAGAGTGTGCTGCGAAAGGGAGTTTTCTATGCTTGTTGTTTCTTGCCAGCACGCTGAGTggcttgagttttttttatgttctttCACATAGGGGAGGAAAAGTGCGGTAAGGAAGTAGCTCTTCCCACCTCCCCCCGCTTGCTAACTATCTTTCTGTGTGTATTGGCTAGGGCGAAAGCGCAGCGCTGTTGAGCGAATTTTCGTCCTATTCTTTAGCACTACACTGACTGTGACGGATGCGAATGCGGGGAGTTCCtagcttctttttttttgttgctctcGGTCTCGTGTCGTTTGTTTGCTGCTGCTGCAggattttaaatttcttttctgGGTCAATGAGTTCTTGCCCGTTCTTGGTCGTTCGATAATGCGAGTAGGTATGTGCTTACAGGGATTTTATGCGGGAATTTACGGCGATTATCTCGATAGCGGGAGCCGGAAGTGATGTATCTtttgatttaatatttttacaattttgcgGGTTGCAAGCAACTcagataaggtaccgtggggtaagtggatacagaaaaatcaatagtcatcttcattgttatgtacagctaacgtgaataatgtaattcaaacttttttctgtggattacaaatgagggactaatattcttcaaatcgtcatttatttcgatttttctgattgttatgtattgagtacgagggacttgaaaatttgcgccaaatgatccacttgccccaccatggtggagtaagtggatcaccaataacaaacatctgttctcaaaacaaatgtggtgtaattatgtatagtatgaatgctattactctcgttcttgttattagtgctagtaatttgcattttaatactttgaaattaaaaagtatctttatttaaccaaaatatatgtatatacatattttatacattagttcacactcattcgtacaaaaaaaaattggagctagaataatttgaagataattcatccatttatacacataagttatatAGAAGTATTGTaagattattcctaacgatgtttcaTAAAAACACTcgaagtttaaaaatattagctacatttaggggtctattttgtaaatcgagcagaatcatgtgactcgtctgaagtcactgtcgatcaaagtaagcatgcatatttcagaagtcacccgtcgactcccatagttaTCCAGTCatatagagtgacaactgtcgataaactcgagtgacagagccgagtcgagcgaaatttttggtcgacagtgactccagtcgagtcgcttttggtcgactcgacttataaaatagggcccttacTTTTCAATAACAAACTGTAatccttttattctatttatgaatatatttgtatcatctgtctagcaCAATTTATATgctcaaataaggtacgataatatgctATCAAgtggaaaatttgtatatttttctcTTCTACAActtagcttagataaaccacgaaaaatttcgtatatatttgaaaattattactcttctataccagaaaggttaaaataaatttttgggtggattaattcaaattttctttgttcaatttgacaaatttaagctaggaatGAATAAAGTTaagggaaaacaacatttgcggatacagaaacttattaaaattatcgtaagcagtctgccaataaataataataatccttgatccacttaccccaccccattaaaaagtaggggtaagtgtaccatatacaatatatctgtatttatttataaaaatcacatatttttcattgtgattcattcaattagaacagAAATGCTCACcacgtgtcgaaaaaactaatagtcttcgactttagacagagatacagtggatttttgattgatggaaaacaattttcaaataaattaatttttgcagcaaacaagtttgcttgtgttggtgtatgtgtagtaccagttttgcaatagtatcagtgtgggcgtaggTATGTAACCTAAAACAAAGCAATGATGCAAAAACAttaaacatattcaagtatttatacttaatattgacgaatgatccacttaccccactgctacacttcccccactgtaccttacatttttaattgattttctttcGACTTCGGATAATGAACAGTTGTGAATAGATTTCTGTTGGAACAATACTTTCCAGTACTTGAACCATAGTTTAGCGTGTTTGCGACTCACAAGCCGAGTGGATGATTTGACAATTGACTAAGCTGATAAGTAGGCTCTGTACCTCTTGGGACGTTGCatcaaaaagaagaagacaggaaaaaaaaaacaaccaagaGTTTGGGCCAAACAATATTGTTTATTCTCACCTGTCTAAAGCATCGACTACAAgatccaaaattaaaaaaaaaaaaagcttatcTCTCATCCCTAATGAACTGAGTCCACAGCAATTCTCCGCTGACTGATGGACATCACCGCCGACGAGCTGGAATCCTCATGGGCCGAGTTTTGGGCGGCATCGTCTCGGTTCAGCACTTCTTCGATAGCAGCTCCCCGCCGAACTTCCTCCTGTTGGTCCGGTTCAAATTCAATGCGGATATCGCGTTCCGGTTCAACTGGGGCATCCCGCGACTGGTCAACGCTGCTTGGAGCATCTTCGAAATTCTGCTGGTTGTTTGACTCatcaaatccggacacctggAAGAAATCAAACGGCACGGCAAAGGCTCCGACGGCCATGACAGCGATCACCAGGAAACTGATTTGCATTGCTGTTGGGAGCAGAAACAGGGGAAGTTACACGTTTTAGCTGAACAATAACTTATAGTGAGCAACTTACCATTCATTGTCGTTGTAGTTGCTGATTAGCTGAACGGGGTGTGAAGCTGAACTGATAACGGACAACAACATGGTATCCTATTTTATAACGAAGACCGGCctggaaaaaaaagttaaacgtGTCAATTGGAATAGAATTGATTCACGTAGATGAGAATATTCATCCACACATCTGATGCCACGAGCGTCAAAACTGGAATGCATGTGGTCATCGATACTTGATTCATAGCGAATCGCACGCGTTGCAATTGCAATAGAATTCGCAGAATGTTATTGCGAAAGAAAGAGGTGGAATCTGTAGTCTACCGGTTAGATGCCTATCTAGTCGTGGAATGTGTTGGacaatttttccaaggattctgcAGGATAATCCTATACTTGGATTTCAAAACTCTACAGAACGAGAAGCGTAACTTTCTGGTTTTAATACGGTTttataataaatcaatttttattcagaaaagattttctttttaattaattttaattttaattgtttataaggaattcctcctttTTAATACGCTTGGAAAACAgtgtgaaaatatcaatttttcacagATCTCACggaaaattttaatgaattttgaataattttgtgttACCTAGCCGCTCATGTACTACTCAGGGAAGGACATGATGGATTCCAGAAGAATCGTAATTATGTGGAGTTGATTTTATACATATCAGACTTGACCCTATTAAGAAAACAGGGTCGATGGGTGTTTTATGAGGACCATTATTGCATTACAGAGCCATTTAATTTACCTTTTAGGGAGGGCATGCCAGATTCCAGTACCGGCGTATGAGGAATCTGGGTTGATTACACGCATTTATGCAAGCTCTATACTACAAccattttaatttaataaaactCCTTCTCAAATTGCATCTATTTCTCAAAACAGCCTATTAAAGTGAAAGCTATAGGGTAGAtttaccaatagtggaggtactaagcacgattctTTCTAAGAATCGCATTAAATGTACAtattgatgttgtaacgggaagtaacgaccattgacttaacacgaagatgaatcgaagccaaacttcaaattttcaagagcacaaatcaggAGAAACGAACATCTGTTTgatctgaaaacttaatcgattggtcaccaccagctagtgaccaatcgattatgttttcagcttaaacggatgcttggtttgtcagatttgtgctcttgcaaatttgaagtttagcttcgattcatcttcaccgtAATAAGAAACATTActtcatcgcagtaacccacggcaggtcagagaaaaataatacctccactatggacctatgcacgggtacattatttgacgttttagcggtgccgtgttatttatgtgaccatggaaaccaatgaattcggcaccgctcaaacgtcaaattagtgaacttgtgcatcggtccattggtacactgttttcttagttgcggtatattttcaatttgtgtTCCTAAAGTTTCGGTATCCGTGATTTTCTTttggatcctccactataggaacactttaccgcaactattggaacAAGTAAGAGaagtttagcaattttagtgaatttttatcagttttaacgcttttttcaactattccgtgtatcaacaagccaatacatcGATtcgcagtgtcggttctgtggctaatgtaataaaatcagtgaaaacggtactaccgcaactataagaacacccacaactaatggatcacttaaCCTACACGCACTTCACATGTTTTTTTCAGGCATAATAAAGTAATTATTAAAGGCATCATGATTATTTGCTAATATGAATGTATGCTTCCTTTACAGCGACACTTGCTTTGTTACTCCTCGAGAGTGATCGTAagcgattgtaccccgtttggcataaggtcgtttggcataaagccgtttggcataaagtcgtttggcataatggtcgtttggcataatggccgtttggcataatgatgtAGTTATAATGAATATTGGCATTTATGAAGCCAGAGactttccaagctatgaatgtccaacattgttgtgacattatagtgtatctatataaataaaaatggaatggtgtttgtatgtcacgaaatggcttacgaacgggtcaacggatttgaatgattctttctcagttttgctCTTCAagagttccgacgtgtttgtgtgtataaacatcccatgatattcaccgggaaaattgaataaaacgagcgcgaacgaaactgtcattttatatcgaacgatcaaaagcgtttttcaacagcctacttgatggcaaaacgaaatttgccgggaccactagtaactaaataaaactcgtaacgggtctggtggaagatcttttggGAATCATAATTTTCcctacatcccagaacatagaatatccttgagcttgttgcgatgtacatttttgaaaatattaaattgtcAAAGAAaattcgcagttattaataaagggaacgctcatataATATTTCGATGCAGATCAAACTGTGTCCCAGCTTGGACgaaacacttgatgaaaattacttgataaaacaagggaaaatttatttgcaaaatattgaaagctcttatccaaagatctatcaatgcagcatattgcaaaaatagcctatatacgtgagcagattatttttcgttgaaaataTGGAAGGGTGtaacgcaaaaaaatattctcaaagcATAATTGAAATgtacaacacatttttatatgaaaattattgcggcaaaactttttaaatattcaatataaactttaattttggaattgtacatcaaaaacaccatcttttatcgaaaaaagggaaaatttgtgattgatatttttccagcatatct includes:
- the LOC5566109 gene encoding uncharacterized protein LOC5566109; this translates as MNAMQISFLVIAVMAVGAFAVPFDFFQVSGFDESNNQQNFEDAPSSVDQSRDAPVEPERDIRIEFEPDQQEEVRRGAAIEEVLNRDDAAQNSAHEDSSSSAVMSISQRRIAVDSVH